One stretch of Pedobacter riviphilus DNA includes these proteins:
- a CDS encoding lipid-binding SYLF domain-containing protein — MNTINLIKLNLAVLCCAALLFPDTAAAQNKEQKRIKASTQVLSGFGKMKESIPSRLLELTQGIVIVPKLINAGFVIGGKRGRGIAMVKRADGSWSNPVFVTITGGSVGLQAGVQSTELVLVFTHAISLTAIKKSSFTLGGDLSVAAGPVGRSSAVSTDYKLDAEVYSYSRSKGLFAGLSVNGASLEIDAAANAVVYGKEMDVAQIFASEGDPDDEIGDLKAAITKMK, encoded by the coding sequence ATGAACACAATCAATTTGATCAAGCTGAATCTCGCTGTGCTCTGCTGCGCAGCATTATTATTTCCAGATACCGCCGCCGCTCAGAACAAGGAGCAAAAAAGAATAAAGGCTTCAACCCAGGTACTTTCGGGTTTTGGGAAAATGAAAGAATCTATTCCCTCAAGACTGCTTGAACTTACCCAGGGCATTGTTATTGTGCCAAAGCTGATCAACGCAGGCTTTGTTATCGGAGGGAAACGCGGCAGGGGAATTGCAATGGTGAAAAGGGCAGACGGCTCCTGGAGCAATCCTGTTTTTGTAACCATTACCGGCGGAAGTGTCGGTCTTCAGGCGGGTGTACAGTCGACTGAACTTGTGTTAGTTTTTACACATGCCATTAGCCTGACTGCGATCAAGAAAAGCAGCTTTACCCTTGGGGGTGATCTTTCTGTCGCTGCTGGGCCTGTTGGACGTAGTTCTGCGGTGAGTACCGATTACAAACTTGATGCCGAGGTGTATTCCTATTCCCGTAGCAAGGGGCTTTTTGCAGGGCTCTCTGTAAATGGCGCTTCGCTGGAGATTGATGCGGCTGCAAATGCAGTGGTATATGGCAAAGAAATGGATGTCGCGCAAATCTTTGCTTCTGAAGGGGATCCCGATGATGAAATAGGAGATCTTAAAGCTGCGATTACCAAAATGAAGTAA
- a CDS encoding Imm26 family immunity protein, protein MLKQKEILSAFFKVQIDEDYHTYGRIIANYVYAFYDFKTNQEETDLSLIERSKIIFKILVNHKAIKSGAWKIIGVSELPTDLKETVPFFIQEIGDLATCWIDWNGTRERVECQECIGLERLAVWDQIHVEKRISDYYNGIQNKYLQGLRLKKPPGLD, encoded by the coding sequence ATGTTGAAACAAAAGGAAATTTTAAGTGCATTTTTCAAAGTGCAGATTGACGAGGATTACCATACTTATGGCAGAATCATTGCAAACTATGTATATGCATTTTATGATTTTAAAACAAACCAAGAGGAAACTGATCTTTCATTAATAGAACGATCAAAAATTATCTTTAAAATTTTAGTTAACCATAAAGCCATAAAAAGTGGTGCATGGAAGATCATCGGGGTCAGCGAGCTACCTACAGACCTAAAAGAAACGGTTCCGTTTTTTATTCAAGAGATAGGTGACTTAGCAACTTGCTGGATAGATTGGAATGGTACCCGTGAAAGAGTAGAATGCCAAGAGTGCATAGGATTAGAGCGCTTGGCTGTCTGGGATCAGATTCATGTTGAAAAAAGGATTTCAGATTATTATAATGGTATTCAGAACAAATATTTGCAAGGATTAAGATTAAAAAAACCTCCTGGTCTAGACTAA
- a CDS encoding glycosyltransferase: protein MIRCAVITDIAVWSTGAGHIARLRALIDFLARYSLVTIVYIGRKPAENIVPLLPPRVNIVFLEHEHKSDEERNILLVNKLLSFENYKICFIEYIHLSYFLRAIPDHVVSVLDAHDIISERNKSFNSLRYDNWDYEMPAEREFKIYRLYDKVMLISKNDFDISARKTGKRNLILAPHPMRIKRKERAAAPKVIGFVASDYLPNVDAICWFLKEVWPSIPKSLGLELHLYGLICRKVPLNNGIENVFLKGFASDLDIMYSQIDIAINPVRMGSGMKIKNIEALAYGIPLVTTHHGSSGIEQGIGNSFLTAQTGEQFAESVIRLALDNEMYQRFSDNALILVEKQFSDEKCFGQIKKILLKK from the coding sequence ATGATCAGATGTGCGGTAATAACCGATATTGCGGTATGGAGTACGGGCGCAGGCCACATTGCCCGCTTAAGGGCACTTATAGATTTCTTGGCCAGGTATTCTTTGGTGACTATTGTCTACATTGGACGAAAGCCTGCGGAGAATATTGTACCCCTTCTTCCCCCAAGGGTAAATATTGTTTTCCTTGAGCATGAACATAAGTCGGATGAGGAACGGAATATTTTGCTGGTCAATAAGCTTTTAAGTTTCGAAAATTACAAAATCTGCTTTATTGAATATATTCACCTGTCTTATTTTCTAAGGGCGATACCCGATCACGTAGTTTCGGTTTTGGATGCACATGATATTATCAGCGAAAGGAATAAAAGTTTCAACAGTCTGAGATACGATAACTGGGACTATGAGATGCCAGCGGAACGTGAATTTAAGATTTATAGGTTATATGATAAGGTGATGTTGATTTCAAAGAATGATTTTGATATTTCAGCGAGAAAAACCGGTAAAAGGAACCTGATTTTGGCCCCTCATCCCATGAGGATAAAAAGAAAGGAGCGCGCTGCAGCGCCCAAGGTAATCGGTTTTGTAGCTAGCGATTATCTTCCGAATGTAGATGCGATTTGTTGGTTCCTAAAAGAAGTATGGCCGTCAATTCCCAAAAGCCTCGGGTTGGAGCTGCATCTCTATGGGCTGATCTGCCGCAAGGTTCCGCTCAACAATGGGATTGAAAATGTTTTTTTAAAGGGCTTTGCTTCAGATCTTGACATCATGTATTCACAAATAGATATAGCGATCAATCCGGTAAGGATGGGGTCTGGTATGAAGATCAAAAATATTGAAGCGCTTGCTTATGGTATACCGCTTGTTACGACCCATCACGGTTCCAGTGGTATCGAACAGGGAATCGGAAATTCATTTCTGACTGCCCAGACCGGTGAGCAGTTTGCGGAATCGGTTATCCGGTTGGCTCTTGATAACGAGATGTACCAGCGCTTTTCAGATAACGCTTTGATATTGGTTGAAAAACAATTTTCAGACGAAAAGTGTTTTGGGCAGATAAAAAAAATCCTCTTAAAAAAATAG
- a CDS encoding glycosyltransferase family 2 protein produces MKTTESKKGFYSGITVIMPTYNQSFYIKAAISSLKAQNFNQFELIIINDGSTDDSDAVIQMLLNEVKDVRYLKNADNKGLGACLNKGIKLAKYGLIAYLPSDDIYYPNHLSTMYDALLGNIGAVASFSGIKYNYSDNSYFSRAAVSNGSQNDPPLQLVQVLHKKNDVRWKERREIVTDSLSLMFWKELKAKGDFVPTKLITAEWVSHAKQRHKLINEFYGGNIFIYKNHYGVRDKLRFLSAGGFSIDEHSAFAEVKGKDEKKASTNPLKILIVGELAYNADRIRALEDRGHKLYGLWIEKPYYYNTIGPIPFCNVEDIPYSGYKERINEIKPDVIYALLNNVAVDLAHEVLMSGLDIPFIWHFKEGPFFCREMGIWDKLADLYTKSDGQIYINEETKTWFSLFFSPERSKTMLLDGDLPSERYFKNRRSKKLSALDGEVHTVIPGRPFGLTPLDISVLSSQKIHIHLYGNHEKTYRNWLRDIPESAKRYLHLHPNCEASNWTAELSKYDAGWLHVSDSNNFGDLLRCEWPDLNYPARMNTLAAAGLPMIQRNNAVHTVASQNLTKCLGIGLFFSTYAELAEKLNDRNMISKMQNKCWAKRKVFSFEFHVDNLLIFFDEVITDHKNRTQTLPR; encoded by the coding sequence ATGAAAACAACGGAATCTAAAAAAGGATTTTACAGTGGCATCACCGTTATAATGCCCACTTATAACCAATCTTTTTACATCAAAGCAGCTATATCCAGTCTTAAAGCCCAAAATTTTAATCAGTTTGAACTCATCATTATCAATGACGGATCCACAGATGATTCTGATGCGGTGATACAAATGCTCTTAAATGAAGTTAAGGATGTAAGATATTTAAAAAATGCCGATAACAAGGGGCTTGGTGCTTGTTTGAATAAGGGGATAAAATTGGCGAAATACGGTCTCATTGCCTATTTGCCCTCCGATGATATTTACTATCCCAACCATCTCTCGACGATGTATGATGCACTTTTAGGTAATATCGGTGCTGTTGCCAGCTTTTCAGGAATTAAATACAATTATAGCGACAACAGTTATTTTAGCCGTGCCGCTGTTTCAAATGGAAGCCAGAATGATCCCCCTTTACAATTGGTACAGGTATTACATAAAAAGAATGACGTCAGATGGAAAGAGCGCAGAGAGATTGTAACGGACAGTTTAAGCCTGATGTTCTGGAAAGAATTAAAGGCAAAAGGAGATTTTGTCCCTACAAAACTGATTACAGCTGAATGGGTCTCTCATGCCAAGCAAAGGCATAAGTTGATAAATGAGTTTTATGGGGGAAATATCTTTATTTATAAAAACCATTACGGCGTCAGGGATAAACTTAGATTCTTGAGCGCTGGTGGATTTTCTATAGATGAGCATTCAGCCTTTGCCGAAGTAAAGGGAAAGGATGAAAAGAAGGCTTCAACAAACCCATTAAAAATACTAATTGTTGGGGAACTTGCCTATAATGCTGACCGGATACGCGCACTGGAGGACAGGGGCCATAAACTGTATGGTCTGTGGATCGAAAAGCCGTATTATTATAATACCATTGGTCCGATCCCATTCTGTAATGTTGAGGATATTCCGTATTCCGGTTACAAAGAACGTATAAACGAGATTAAACCAGACGTAATATATGCGCTGTTGAACAATGTCGCTGTAGATCTGGCCCATGAGGTGCTCATGAGCGGGCTTGATATCCCTTTCATATGGCATTTTAAGGAGGGACCGTTTTTTTGCAGGGAGATGGGCATCTGGGATAAGCTAGCTGATCTCTACACAAAATCTGACGGTCAGATTTATATTAATGAGGAAACAAAAACCTGGTTCAGCTTATTTTTTTCCCCCGAGCGGTCGAAAACCATGTTATTGGATGGGGATTTGCCATCTGAGCGCTATTTTAAAAATAGGAGGTCTAAAAAGTTATCTGCATTGGATGGAGAGGTACATACTGTCATTCCAGGTAGGCCATTCGGACTCACGCCCTTAGATATTTCGGTGCTGTCAAGTCAGAAAATACACATTCACCTTTATGGAAATCATGAAAAAACCTACCGGAATTGGTTAAGAGATATTCCTGAAAGTGCAAAAAGGTATCTTCATCTTCATCCAAATTGTGAAGCTTCCAATTGGACTGCTGAACTTTCGAAATATGATGCCGGTTGGCTCCATGTCTCTGATAGCAATAATTTTGGAGATCTGTTAAGATGCGAATGGCCCGACCTGAATTATCCCGCCAGGATGAACACGCTGGCTGCTGCAGGGCTTCCCATGATTCAAAGGAATAATGCCGTGCATACCGTGGCAAGCCAAAACCTTACAAAGTGTTTGGGAATTGGTCTGTTCTTCTCAACTTATGCTGAACTGGCAGAAAAATTAAATGATAGGAATATGATAAGTAAAATGCAGAACAAATGTTGGGCAAAGCGGAAGGTTTTCTCTTTTGAGTTTCACGTTGATAACTTGCTCATTTTCTTTGATGAGGTGATAACTGATCATAAAAATAGAACACAAACGCTTCCCCGATGA
- a CDS encoding glycosyltransferase family 2 protein: MSLKLTKSISLCTTCMNRLPHVKETIIRNILDNKSCENVEFVLLDYNSTDGLEDYVKNNLHHYISDGSLSYYRTETPSVYSMSHSRNLAFRLAKGEILCNVDADNFTGKDFASHVLELFSSQEDIFLSTHKASWVKNDVLGRIAVRNKDFMALGGYDEQMKFYGFDDYDLINRLQIYGLNKVLIEEDRFLKAIAHSNADRMENWINHSNLSEMLISYISPAKSKLVFLWKDRRYTMGTMVSNENASLLENSIGTVFKYSFDVEEQYWSEGQWTQEKKQIHFNGTHQLSFDKSKTADSWLLNGSGQVFYRIKNPRLIEDAIFFYHQTSNRAVMEDNLKAGRFRVNEPGFGMGVVTENFQGKYRLDH; the protein is encoded by the coding sequence ATGTCTCTCAAGCTCACTAAATCGATTTCGTTGTGTACGACCTGCATGAATCGGCTTCCACATGTCAAGGAGACAATTATCCGGAATATTCTTGACAACAAAAGTTGCGAAAATGTAGAATTTGTTCTGCTTGATTACAATTCTACAGACGGATTGGAAGACTATGTAAAAAATAACCTACATCATTATATCTCAGATGGAAGTCTTTCCTATTATAGGACCGAGACTCCTTCCGTTTACAGTATGTCCCATTCCCGAAATCTGGCATTCAGACTGGCGAAAGGTGAAATACTCTGTAATGTAGATGCGGATAATTTCACCGGAAAAGATTTTGCCTCACATGTGCTGGAGCTTTTTTCATCACAGGAAGATATTTTTTTGAGTACCCATAAGGCATCTTGGGTCAAAAACGATGTTCTAGGGAGGATAGCCGTAAGGAATAAGGACTTTATGGCCTTAGGTGGCTATGATGAGCAGATGAAATTTTATGGATTCGATGATTATGATCTGATCAACCGGCTTCAGATCTATGGGCTTAATAAAGTTTTGATCGAGGAGGATAGGTTCCTAAAAGCGATAGCCCACTCCAATGCCGATCGGATGGAAAATTGGATAAACCACTCCAATCTTAGTGAAATGCTGATTTCCTACATCTCTCCAGCAAAAAGCAAATTGGTTTTTTTATGGAAAGACCGGCGCTATACAATGGGTACAATGGTCAGTAATGAAAATGCTAGCTTACTGGAAAACAGTATCGGAACCGTTTTTAAATACAGTTTCGATGTGGAAGAGCAATACTGGTCGGAGGGGCAATGGACACAGGAAAAAAAACAGATTCATTTTAACGGCACGCACCAGCTCAGCTTTGATAAGTCAAAAACAGCGGACAGCTGGCTTTTAAACGGATCCGGGCAGGTTTTTTATAGGATCAAAAACCCGAGGTTGATAGAAGATGCGATATTCTTCTATCATCAGACCTCTAATAGGGCCGTAATGGAAGATAATCTTAAAGCAGGACGGTTCAGGGTCAACGAACCGGGCTTTGGAATGGGCGTTGTGACTGAAAATTTCCAGGGAAAATATCGTTTAGATCACTAG
- a CDS encoding peptidase domain-containing ABC transporter has product MFPKSFPVDRQLDMMDCGPACLKNIAKYYGKYYSLQFLRDKCGMSREGVSFLDISYAAESIGFRSLSVRSTLSDLHTKVPLPCIVHWADSHFVTVYKTSEKKIYVSDPAKGLISYTHQEFVDSWYKAEDQKGILLALEPQADFASLHENDNTKRKKTFENLLSYFTPYKKNFINLFVVMLIVTVLQSLLPFISKAVIDIGIQRHDLDFIDIVLYANIAIIVSVTLSNAVRDWILVHITSRINIALISDYLMKLMALPITFFETKMTGDILQRANDHERIRSFIMNNSLNLIFSVLTFIVFGAILWVYNSFIFYTFLMGSTLYVVWTLGFLKLRRRLDWNYFELISKNQSYWVETIDGMQDIKINNYEKAKRWKWENIQARLYKVNLRSLMVNNTQTLGAQFIDSVKNLLITFLCAKAVIKGEITFGVMISTQFIIGMLSGPVQQFVQFIISAQFAHLSFLRLNEIHELDEEEKDTGNNNMELLKTKSLQLRNVAFQYNHNTPAVLKGLHLTIPEGKITAIVGDSGSGKSTLLKLLLRLYKPSYGEIMIGEMNLNNISLRQWREKVGVVMQDGKIFNDTILNNIVLDDEKIDYERLRNAVETANIASEIEQLPLGYKTMMGERGRGLSGGQKQRILISRALYKNPDYLFFDEATNSLDTINEQKIITALESVFKDKTVVVIAHRLSTIRKADQIVVMTGGLIAEIGSHEQLMQRKGRYYNLVASQTDLMSGIPYPQEQKM; this is encoded by the coding sequence ATGTTCCCAAAAAGTTTCCCTGTAGACAGGCAACTTGATATGATGGATTGCGGTCCGGCATGTCTTAAAAATATAGCAAAATATTATGGTAAATACTACTCGCTCCAGTTCCTTCGGGACAAGTGCGGCATGTCACGGGAGGGGGTATCGTTTCTGGATATCAGTTATGCGGCCGAAAGCATTGGCTTTAGAAGCCTGTCGGTCAGATCCACATTATCCGATCTTCATACCAAGGTCCCGCTTCCCTGTATTGTCCACTGGGCTGACAGCCACTTCGTAACGGTCTATAAAACTTCGGAGAAAAAAATCTACGTATCGGATCCTGCCAAAGGCCTGATCAGTTATACCCATCAGGAATTCGTAGATAGCTGGTACAAAGCTGAGGACCAAAAAGGAATTTTGCTTGCCCTGGAACCTCAGGCCGATTTTGCCTCGCTACATGAGAACGATAACACAAAGCGGAAAAAGACCTTTGAGAACCTATTGTCCTATTTTACACCTTATAAAAAGAATTTCATCAACCTTTTCGTGGTTATGCTAATTGTAACCGTCCTGCAGTCGCTGCTTCCCTTTATTTCAAAGGCTGTGATAGATATAGGGATACAAAGGCATGACCTTGATTTCATAGACATCGTACTTTATGCAAACATCGCCATAATTGTAAGTGTAACCTTATCCAATGCCGTTAGGGACTGGATATTGGTACATATTACTTCAAGGATCAACATTGCACTGATTTCGGATTATCTGATGAAACTCATGGCTCTTCCGATCACCTTTTTTGAGACAAAGATGACCGGGGACATTCTACAGCGTGCAAACGACCATGAACGGATCAGAAGCTTCATTATGAACAATTCCCTGAACCTGATCTTTTCGGTCCTCACATTCATTGTTTTCGGTGCAATCCTGTGGGTATACAACAGTTTCATTTTCTATACTTTTTTGATGGGCAGCACCCTCTATGTTGTCTGGACACTGGGATTCCTGAAATTAAGGCGAAGACTTGACTGGAATTATTTTGAACTGATCTCCAAGAACCAGAGCTATTGGGTAGAGACCATTGACGGAATGCAGGATATCAAGATAAACAACTACGAAAAAGCCAAGAGATGGAAATGGGAAAATATCCAGGCCAGGCTGTATAAGGTCAACCTGAGAAGCCTCATGGTCAACAATACCCAGACCCTTGGAGCGCAGTTCATCGACAGCGTCAAAAACCTATTGATAACCTTCCTGTGTGCAAAGGCTGTTATTAAGGGAGAGATAACATTTGGGGTCATGATATCCACGCAGTTTATCATCGGAATGTTGAGCGGACCTGTTCAACAGTTTGTACAGTTTATCATATCTGCCCAGTTCGCGCACCTGAGTTTTCTCAGACTGAACGAGATCCATGAGCTCGACGAAGAGGAAAAAGATACGGGCAATAACAATATGGAGCTTTTGAAGACCAAGAGCCTGCAGCTAAGAAATGTTGCATTCCAGTATAACCATAATACGCCCGCAGTACTCAAAGGACTGCATTTAACAATCCCGGAAGGGAAAATCACAGCCATCGTAGGAGACAGTGGCAGCGGAAAGTCGACCCTGCTGAAACTTTTGTTGAGGCTATATAAACCTTCGTACGGGGAAATCATGATAGGTGAGATGAACCTGAACAATATCAGCCTGCGTCAATGGCGCGAGAAGGTAGGTGTGGTGATGCAGGATGGAAAAATATTCAACGACACCATCCTCAACAACATCGTCCTTGACGATGAAAAGATTGATTATGAACGGTTGAGAAATGCCGTAGAAACAGCAAATATCGCCTCCGAAATCGAACAGCTGCCGCTGGGATACAAAACAATGATGGGCGAACGGGGAAGAGGACTAAGTGGTGGCCAGAAACAGCGGATACTCATATCAAGGGCATTATATAAAAACCCTGATTATCTGTTTTTTGACGAAGCTACCAATTCACTCGACACCATCAACGAGCAAAAAATCATTACAGCCTTAGAGAGTGTTTTTAAGGACAAAACAGTGGTTGTTATTGCACACCGGCTAAGTACGATCCGAAAGGCAGATCAGATCGTAGTGATGACCGGCGGGCTGATTGCCGAGATTGGAAGCCATGAACAGCTGATGCAGCGGAAAGGGCGCTACTATAACCTTGTTGCCTCGCAGACAGACCTAATGAGCGGCATTCCCTACCCGCAGGAGCAGAAAATGTAA
- a CDS encoding HlyD family efflux transporter periplasmic adaptor subunit translates to MKDPKKIERTEEVQEIIERMPHTMGFKITGFVLFIVIIFFSLGWLIKYPDVVTGGIVINASSGPIKLVSNFSGKIRLNGFKSSQQVKQGDYIAVIENPSSSDDMQRIIKLIDTFRIKDGLGLDKLSQFPRDVSLGELNTPYYKFLNAFNQLTNYRKSNLYDKQADILAKLSVDYKHILEVAERRLKMSSKTLDYVRKFESRDSTLYSKRVLAESENDRTQMSSINAKDNHQQLLKEIYNTQSQIEQAENQRQQNELQKFEKEKQLMLDLINGFSELEAAIKLWEQRYVFKAPITGGLQFLKFLNNGQYVQTGEAIFTIVPEKNRILGQMTLPATGAGKVSTGQEVIIKLEDYPYTEYGSIKGLVSSVSMTTNSITTKEGTLETYLVNIDLPDQLKTNYGSRLNFKFEIKGTGDIITDKRRLLERLFDNLKYKLKE, encoded by the coding sequence ATGAAAGATCCAAAGAAAATCGAACGTACCGAGGAAGTTCAGGAAATTATCGAGAGAATGCCCCATACAATGGGCTTCAAGATAACGGGCTTTGTTCTTTTTATCGTAATTATCTTCTTTTCCCTGGGCTGGCTTATCAAATATCCGGATGTGGTTACCGGTGGAATTGTCATCAATGCATCGTCCGGCCCCATCAAACTGGTTTCCAACTTTTCGGGAAAGATCCGATTGAACGGGTTTAAGAGTTCCCAGCAGGTCAAGCAGGGCGACTATATCGCTGTTATAGAAAACCCATCGTCATCGGATGATATGCAAAGGATCATCAAACTTATCGATACTTTCAGGATAAAGGATGGTCTTGGGCTTGATAAACTGTCCCAGTTTCCCAGGGACGTATCCCTTGGCGAACTCAATACGCCCTATTATAAGTTCCTAAATGCCTTCAATCAGCTGACAAATTATAGAAAATCGAACCTGTACGATAAACAGGCAGATATCTTGGCAAAGCTGTCGGTCGACTATAAACATATCCTGGAAGTGGCCGAACGAAGGTTGAAAATGAGCTCCAAGACTTTGGATTATGTAAGAAAATTCGAAAGCAGGGATTCAACGCTTTATTCAAAAAGAGTCTTAGCGGAATCTGAAAATGACAGAACACAGATGTCTTCGATAAATGCCAAGGACAACCATCAACAACTTTTAAAGGAAATCTATAATACCCAGAGCCAGATCGAGCAGGCCGAAAACCAGCGCCAACAGAACGAATTACAGAAATTCGAAAAGGAGAAGCAGCTGATGCTTGACCTGATCAATGGGTTCTCCGAACTTGAAGCGGCAATAAAACTATGGGAACAGCGGTATGTTTTTAAGGCTCCGATAACCGGGGGTCTACAGTTTTTAAAATTCCTGAACAACGGCCAGTATGTACAGACCGGCGAGGCGATATTTACCATTGTGCCTGAAAAAAACAGGATATTGGGGCAGATGACATTGCCTGCAACCGGTGCAGGAAAGGTCAGTACCGGACAGGAAGTTATTATCAAATTGGAAGACTATCCTTATACTGAATATGGCAGTATAAAAGGACTGGTATCGTCGGTATCGATGACAACAAATTCGATCACGACCAAAGAAGGAACACTGGAAACCTACCTGGTCAACATCGATCTTCCCGACCAGCTTAAAACAAACTATGGTTCCCGCCTGAATTTCAAGTTTGAAATCAAAGGCACAGGAGACATCATCACAGATAAAAGAAGATTATTGGAGCGCTTATTCGATAACCTGAAATACAAGCTTAAAGAATAG